A genomic segment from Amia ocellicauda isolate fAmiCal2 chromosome 13, fAmiCal2.hap1, whole genome shotgun sequence encodes:
- the elp1 gene encoding elongator complex protein 1 isoform X1 codes for MRNLKLQRSRGCSGLQALGSPQCFSLRTDTGSLLVASGHSIAELDPRAQQVVNEVSLSADSYLPEDGSGTIVGIQDLPDQESVCVATASGDVILYNLSTNQLECVGSVDSGLTGMSWSPDQELVTLSTGQNTIIMMTKDFEPITEVRIHQDDFGEGMFITVGWGKKETQFHGSEGKQAAKQKTTDVLPALPWDDHRPRITWRGDGQFFAVSAVCPETGEHPCVVSGARKVRVWNRECILQSTSEAINGLEQALCWKPSGSLIAATQRKPNKHDVVFLEKNGLLHGEFTLPLGKDQAKVRELMWNSDSTVLAIWLEDMNSAGDSKPSTYIQLWTVGNYHWYLKQSLHFGSDPQRAPVFLAWDPEVPLRLHVLCRGWQYLCYDWAWSTEHSMGDDLQDDANVAVIDGDRVMVTTFRQCVVPPPMCTYQIHLPTAVNQVTFHPEPGKTNDLAVLTADDKIMIYSKGEKSHEDPTVKVGAVGGNGFRVTAQTPELKATYSLVLREGVEPLGLRLLTWLRDDSFLAVSSGEGPSQSRLLLLRPAGVEGLPHSLEIRSSVPVEGHVITMCYRQKTGTVALQLEDGQIRKFLWESLEPCIVEWRDDAGRSVGFPQPCVQTALCTVAGEEQLLGLTDRSRLFIGDTELASNISSFVLYDDFLLLTTHSHTCRCLSLNETSVKGLQSALSCESGQNDETLRRVERGSCIITVIPQDTRLVLQMPRGNLETIHHRALVLAQVRKWLDRLLFKDAFECMRKLRINLNLIYDHNPKVFLDHVEMFLKQIDSINHINLFLTELKEEDTTKTMYPCPSNSTAQMAPVPSGKKVDLVCDAMRVAMENIDPHKYCLSVLTSYVKKSIPELEIALQKVHELRVNPPSVAGAVSAEEALKYLLFLVNVNELYEHSLGTYDFDLVLMVAEKSQKDPKEYLPFLNTLKKMEPNYQRYTIDKHLKRYRKALQHLSKCGQEHFTEFLNLVKDQKLYNEGLRLYTSDSPQYKAISCAYAEHLLEQQFPEQAGLLLSRCGEKLRALEAFVTSTSWQHAFCMAARLHFTPDKLADLARTLAGKLVELRRYTEAALLLEQYAKDCEEAILALIEGTAWEEALRLVYTHDRQDILETNLKPALLEAHSNQISFLDSQRTLFIRHKSRLAVVRELKEKARLELLDEDAPDCPDAELFSEASSMMTAGNTGSKYSHSNSRISARSSKNRRKAERKKNSLKEGSPLEDVALIQALSEIIHTTDKITDEVNSLLKVLVLFGYDGQALQLQQDYEETLQLMDKAIPEIWQDGLQQSSTPVLGPNSTANSIMASYQQQRAPSVLQQEAELLIPPKMKKNFKWKLRLLQ; via the exons ATGCGCAACCTGAAGCTGCAGAGGAGCCGGGGCTGCTCGGGTCTGCAGGCGCTGGGCAGCCCGCAGTGCTTCTCCCTGCGGACGGACACCGGCTCGCTGCTGGTGGCGTCGGGCCACAGCATCGCAGAGCTCGACCCCCGGGCACAGCAG GTGGTGAACGAGGTGTCTTTGAGTGCGGACAGCTACCTTCCTGAAGATGGCAGTGGCACCATCGTGGGCATCCAGGATTTACCCGACCaggagtctgtctgtgtggctaCGGCCAGTGGAGATGTCATCCTGTACAACCTGAGCACTAACCAG CTGGAGTGTGTTGGCAGTGTGGACAGTGGGCTGACGGGGATGAGCTGGAGTCCTGACCAGGAGCTTGTCACTCTCTCCACAG GACAGAATACTATTATCATGATGACAAAGGACTTTGAACCCATAACAGAAGTCCGGATTCACCAAGATGACTTTGGTGAAG GAATGTTCATTACTGTGGGCTGGGGAAAGAAAGAGACACAATTCCATGGCTCAGAAGGCAAACAAGCTGCCAAGCAAAAGACAACA GATGTCCTGCCTGCTCTGCCCTGGGATGATCACCGACCAAGGATCACATGGAGAGGTGATGGGCAATTCTTTGCTGTGAGTGCTGTCTGTCCAGAGACAG GTGAGCACCCTTGTGTGGTTTCAGGTGCCAGGAAAGTGAGAGTGTGGAACAGAGAGTGCATTCTGCAATCAACGAGCGAAGCAATAAACGGCCTGGAACAAGCTCTTTGCTGGAA ACCATCGGGGAGTTTGATTGCTGCAACTCAGAGGAAGCCCAACAAGCATGATGTCGTTTTTCTTGAGAAGAATGGGCTCCTGCATGGAGAATTCACTCTGCCCCTTGGAAAGGACCAAGCCAAG GTCCGGGAGCTGATGTGGAACTCCGACTCCACGGTGTTGGCCATCTGGCTAGAGGATATGAACTCTGCAGGAGACTCCAAGCCCAGCACCTACA TCCAGCTCTGGACTGTGGGGAACTATCACTGGTACCTGAAGCAGAGCCTGCATTTTGGTAGCGACCCACAAAGGGCACCAGTGTTCCTGGCATGGGACCCCGAGGTCCCGTTGAGGCTGCACGTGCTGTGCCGAGGCTGGCAATACCTGTGCTATGACTGGGCGTGGAGCACGGAGCACAGCATGGGGGACGACTTACAGGATGACGCCAACGTAGCAGTCATTGATGGAG ACAGGGTGATGGTGACTACCTTCCGGCAGTGTGTGGTGCCTCCCCCCATGTGTACCTATCAGATTCACTTGCCTACAGCTGTCAATCAAGTGACCTTTCACCCAGAGCCAGGGAAGACCAATGACCTGGCTGTGCTCACAGCTGATGACAAGATCATGATTTACAGCAAAG GGGAGAAGAGCCACGAGGACCCAACAGTTAAAGTTGGAGCAGTTGGAGGAAATGGATTTCGTGTTACTGCACAGACCCCCGAACTGAAGGCAACGTACAG CCTGGTGCTGAGGGAGGGGGTGGAGCCCCTGGGTTTGAGGCTTCTCACCTGGCTGAGGGACGACTCCTTCCTGGCCGTGAGCAGCGGGGAGGGGCCCTCTCAGAGCCGCCTGCTACTCCTCAGGCCTGCCGGGGTCGAGGGCCTCCCGCACAGCCTGGAGATCAG GTCATCAGTCCCAGTGGAAGGCCATGTGATCACCATGTGCTACAGACAGAAGACGGGGACTGTGGCCCTACAGCTGGAGGACGGCCAGATCAGGAAGTTCCTGTGGG AGTCGTTGGAACCTTGTATTGTGGAGTGGCGAGATGATGCTGGCCGCTCCGTCGGCTTCCCTCAGCCCTGTGTGCAGACAGCCTTGTGCACGGTTGCTGGGGAG GAGCAGTTATTGGGGCTCACTGACAGATCACGCCTTTTCATTGGTGATACAGAG cttGCCTCAAACATCTCCTCTTTTGTTCTGTATGACGACTTTCTCCTGCTTACAACCCACTCACATACGTGCAGGTGCCTCAGTTTAAATGAAACCTCAGTTAAAG GGCTTCAGTCTGCGCTGAGTTGTGAATCTGGGCAGAACGATGAGACACTGCGCCGCGTGGAGAGAGGCTCCTGTATCATCACGGTCATCCCTCAGGACACCAGGCTGGTCCTGCAG ATGCCTCGAGGGAACCTTGAAACCATCCATCACAGAGCGCTGGTCCTTGCACAAGTCCGGAAGTGGTTGGACAG GCTCTTGTTCAAAGATGCCTTTGAGTGCATGAGGAAGCTCAGAATTAACCTCAACTTGATTTACGACCACAATCCCAAG GTGTTTTTAGACCATGTGGAAATGTTCTTGAAGCAAATTGACTCTATAAACCATATCAACTTGTTTCTGACAGAGCTCAA GGAAGAAGATACCACCAAGACAATGTACCCTTGTCCTTCAAACAGTACTGCCCAGATGGCCCCGGTGCCTTCTGGGAAGAAGGTGGACCTTGTGTGTGATGCTATGAGAGTAGCTATGGAAAACATAGATCCTCACAA ATACTGTTTATCTGTTTTAACTTCATATGTGAAAAAAAGCATTCCAGAACTGGAAATTGCACTACAGAAGGTCCATGAACTTCGAG TGAACCCCCCTAGCGTGGCCGGAGCAGTGAGTGCAGAGGAGGCCCTGAAGTACCTGCTGTTCCTGGTCAATGTCAACGAGCTCTACGAGCACTCGCTGGGCACCTACGACTTTGACCTGGTCCTCATGGTGGCAGAGAAGTCCCAGAAG GACCCCAAGGAGTATCTACCATTTCTAAACACCCTGAAGAAAATGGAACCCAACTATCAGCGATACACCATCGACAAGCACTTGAAGAGATACAGAAAGGCTTTACAGCATCTGAGCAAGTGTG GCCAAGAACACTTCACAGAATTTTTAAACCTAGTTAAGGACCAAAAGCTGTATAATGAGGGCCTAAGGCTATATACCTCAGACAGCCCACAGTACAAG gCGATCAGCTGTGCCTACGCCGAGCACCTTCTGGAACAGCAGTTCCCCGAGCAGGCCGGCCTGCTCCTATCCCGCTGCGGGGAGAAGCTCAGGGCGCTGGAGGCCTTCGTGACCAGTACCAGCTGGCAGCATGCCTTCTGCATGGCTGCCCGGCTTCACTTCACCCCAGACAAGCTGGCCGACCTGGCACGCACTCTGGCAG GGAAACTGGTGGAGCTCAGAAGATACACGGAGGCAGCCCTGCTGCTGGAGCAGTATGCCAAG GACTGTGAGGAAGCCATCTTGGCTCTGATTGAGGGGACGGCCTGGGAGGAGGCTTTGAGACTG GTTTATACACATGACAGACAGGACATACTGGAAACCAATCTGAAGCCTGCTCTGCTGGAAG CTCACAGTAATCAGATATCCTTCCTGGATTCTCAGAGGACCTTGTTCATACGCCATAAATCTCGCTTAGCTGTTGTGCGAGAGCTGAaagaaaaagccagactggagcTCTTAG ATGAGGACGCCCCGGACTGCCCCGATGCAGAGCTGTTCTCAGAGGCGAGCAGCATGATGACAGCTGGCAACACGGGCTCCAAATACTCCCACAGCAACTCCCGAATCTCAGC GAGATCCTCCAAGAATCGTCGCAAGGCCGAGCGCAAGAAGAACAGTCTGAAGGAGGGGAGTCCCCTGGAGGATGTGGCGCTGATCCAGGCCCTGAGTGAGATCATCCACACCACGGACAAGATCACAG ATGAGGTGAACAGCCTGCTGAAGGTGCTGGTGCTGTTTGGCTATGATGGGCAGGCCCTGCAGCTGCAGCAGGACTATGAGGAAACACTGCAGCTGATGGATAAAGCCATACCTGAGATCTGGCAGGATGGCCTCCAGCAGAGCAGCACTCCG GTCCTGGGTCCCAATTCAACAGCAAACAGCATAATGGCTTCCTATCAGCAGCAAAGAGCCCCTTCAGTACTACAGCAAG AGGCAGAGCTCTTAATTCCTCCGAAGATGAAAAAGAATTTCAAATGGAAGCTCCGGCTTCTGCAGTAG
- the elp1 gene encoding elongator complex protein 1 isoform X2, whose product MRNLKLQRSRGCSGLQALGSPQCFSLRTDTGSLLVASGHSIAELDPRAQQVVNEVSLSADSYLPEDGSGTIVGIQDLPDQESVCVATASGDVILYNLSTNQLECVGSVDSGLTGMSWSPDQELVTLSTGQNTIIMMTKDFEPITEVRIHQDDFGEGMFITVGWGKKETQFHGSEGKQAAKQKTTDVLPALPWDDHRPRITWRGDGQFFAVSAVCPETGARKVRVWNRECILQSTSEAINGLEQALCWKPSGSLIAATQRKPNKHDVVFLEKNGLLHGEFTLPLGKDQAKVRELMWNSDSTVLAIWLEDMNSAGDSKPSTYIQLWTVGNYHWYLKQSLHFGSDPQRAPVFLAWDPEVPLRLHVLCRGWQYLCYDWAWSTEHSMGDDLQDDANVAVIDGDRVMVTTFRQCVVPPPMCTYQIHLPTAVNQVTFHPEPGKTNDLAVLTADDKIMIYSKGEKSHEDPTVKVGAVGGNGFRVTAQTPELKATYSLVLREGVEPLGLRLLTWLRDDSFLAVSSGEGPSQSRLLLLRPAGVEGLPHSLEIRSSVPVEGHVITMCYRQKTGTVALQLEDGQIRKFLWESLEPCIVEWRDDAGRSVGFPQPCVQTALCTVAGEEQLLGLTDRSRLFIGDTELASNISSFVLYDDFLLLTTHSHTCRCLSLNETSVKGLQSALSCESGQNDETLRRVERGSCIITVIPQDTRLVLQMPRGNLETIHHRALVLAQVRKWLDRLLFKDAFECMRKLRINLNLIYDHNPKVFLDHVEMFLKQIDSINHINLFLTELKEEDTTKTMYPCPSNSTAQMAPVPSGKKVDLVCDAMRVAMENIDPHKYCLSVLTSYVKKSIPELEIALQKVHELRVNPPSVAGAVSAEEALKYLLFLVNVNELYEHSLGTYDFDLVLMVAEKSQKDPKEYLPFLNTLKKMEPNYQRYTIDKHLKRYRKALQHLSKCGQEHFTEFLNLVKDQKLYNEGLRLYTSDSPQYKAISCAYAEHLLEQQFPEQAGLLLSRCGEKLRALEAFVTSTSWQHAFCMAARLHFTPDKLADLARTLAGKLVELRRYTEAALLLEQYAKDCEEAILALIEGTAWEEALRLVYTHDRQDILETNLKPALLEAHSNQISFLDSQRTLFIRHKSRLAVVRELKEKARLELLDEDAPDCPDAELFSEASSMMTAGNTGSKYSHSNSRISARSSKNRRKAERKKNSLKEGSPLEDVALIQALSEIIHTTDKITDEVNSLLKVLVLFGYDGQALQLQQDYEETLQLMDKAIPEIWQDGLQQSSTPVLGPNSTANSIMASYQQQRAPSVLQQEAELLIPPKMKKNFKWKLRLLQ is encoded by the exons ATGCGCAACCTGAAGCTGCAGAGGAGCCGGGGCTGCTCGGGTCTGCAGGCGCTGGGCAGCCCGCAGTGCTTCTCCCTGCGGACGGACACCGGCTCGCTGCTGGTGGCGTCGGGCCACAGCATCGCAGAGCTCGACCCCCGGGCACAGCAG GTGGTGAACGAGGTGTCTTTGAGTGCGGACAGCTACCTTCCTGAAGATGGCAGTGGCACCATCGTGGGCATCCAGGATTTACCCGACCaggagtctgtctgtgtggctaCGGCCAGTGGAGATGTCATCCTGTACAACCTGAGCACTAACCAG CTGGAGTGTGTTGGCAGTGTGGACAGTGGGCTGACGGGGATGAGCTGGAGTCCTGACCAGGAGCTTGTCACTCTCTCCACAG GACAGAATACTATTATCATGATGACAAAGGACTTTGAACCCATAACAGAAGTCCGGATTCACCAAGATGACTTTGGTGAAG GAATGTTCATTACTGTGGGCTGGGGAAAGAAAGAGACACAATTCCATGGCTCAGAAGGCAAACAAGCTGCCAAGCAAAAGACAACA GATGTCCTGCCTGCTCTGCCCTGGGATGATCACCGACCAAGGATCACATGGAGAGGTGATGGGCAATTCTTTGCTGTGAGTGCTGTCTGTCCAGAGACAG GTGCCAGGAAAGTGAGAGTGTGGAACAGAGAGTGCATTCTGCAATCAACGAGCGAAGCAATAAACGGCCTGGAACAAGCTCTTTGCTGGAA ACCATCGGGGAGTTTGATTGCTGCAACTCAGAGGAAGCCCAACAAGCATGATGTCGTTTTTCTTGAGAAGAATGGGCTCCTGCATGGAGAATTCACTCTGCCCCTTGGAAAGGACCAAGCCAAG GTCCGGGAGCTGATGTGGAACTCCGACTCCACGGTGTTGGCCATCTGGCTAGAGGATATGAACTCTGCAGGAGACTCCAAGCCCAGCACCTACA TCCAGCTCTGGACTGTGGGGAACTATCACTGGTACCTGAAGCAGAGCCTGCATTTTGGTAGCGACCCACAAAGGGCACCAGTGTTCCTGGCATGGGACCCCGAGGTCCCGTTGAGGCTGCACGTGCTGTGCCGAGGCTGGCAATACCTGTGCTATGACTGGGCGTGGAGCACGGAGCACAGCATGGGGGACGACTTACAGGATGACGCCAACGTAGCAGTCATTGATGGAG ACAGGGTGATGGTGACTACCTTCCGGCAGTGTGTGGTGCCTCCCCCCATGTGTACCTATCAGATTCACTTGCCTACAGCTGTCAATCAAGTGACCTTTCACCCAGAGCCAGGGAAGACCAATGACCTGGCTGTGCTCACAGCTGATGACAAGATCATGATTTACAGCAAAG GGGAGAAGAGCCACGAGGACCCAACAGTTAAAGTTGGAGCAGTTGGAGGAAATGGATTTCGTGTTACTGCACAGACCCCCGAACTGAAGGCAACGTACAG CCTGGTGCTGAGGGAGGGGGTGGAGCCCCTGGGTTTGAGGCTTCTCACCTGGCTGAGGGACGACTCCTTCCTGGCCGTGAGCAGCGGGGAGGGGCCCTCTCAGAGCCGCCTGCTACTCCTCAGGCCTGCCGGGGTCGAGGGCCTCCCGCACAGCCTGGAGATCAG GTCATCAGTCCCAGTGGAAGGCCATGTGATCACCATGTGCTACAGACAGAAGACGGGGACTGTGGCCCTACAGCTGGAGGACGGCCAGATCAGGAAGTTCCTGTGGG AGTCGTTGGAACCTTGTATTGTGGAGTGGCGAGATGATGCTGGCCGCTCCGTCGGCTTCCCTCAGCCCTGTGTGCAGACAGCCTTGTGCACGGTTGCTGGGGAG GAGCAGTTATTGGGGCTCACTGACAGATCACGCCTTTTCATTGGTGATACAGAG cttGCCTCAAACATCTCCTCTTTTGTTCTGTATGACGACTTTCTCCTGCTTACAACCCACTCACATACGTGCAGGTGCCTCAGTTTAAATGAAACCTCAGTTAAAG GGCTTCAGTCTGCGCTGAGTTGTGAATCTGGGCAGAACGATGAGACACTGCGCCGCGTGGAGAGAGGCTCCTGTATCATCACGGTCATCCCTCAGGACACCAGGCTGGTCCTGCAG ATGCCTCGAGGGAACCTTGAAACCATCCATCACAGAGCGCTGGTCCTTGCACAAGTCCGGAAGTGGTTGGACAG GCTCTTGTTCAAAGATGCCTTTGAGTGCATGAGGAAGCTCAGAATTAACCTCAACTTGATTTACGACCACAATCCCAAG GTGTTTTTAGACCATGTGGAAATGTTCTTGAAGCAAATTGACTCTATAAACCATATCAACTTGTTTCTGACAGAGCTCAA GGAAGAAGATACCACCAAGACAATGTACCCTTGTCCTTCAAACAGTACTGCCCAGATGGCCCCGGTGCCTTCTGGGAAGAAGGTGGACCTTGTGTGTGATGCTATGAGAGTAGCTATGGAAAACATAGATCCTCACAA ATACTGTTTATCTGTTTTAACTTCATATGTGAAAAAAAGCATTCCAGAACTGGAAATTGCACTACAGAAGGTCCATGAACTTCGAG TGAACCCCCCTAGCGTGGCCGGAGCAGTGAGTGCAGAGGAGGCCCTGAAGTACCTGCTGTTCCTGGTCAATGTCAACGAGCTCTACGAGCACTCGCTGGGCACCTACGACTTTGACCTGGTCCTCATGGTGGCAGAGAAGTCCCAGAAG GACCCCAAGGAGTATCTACCATTTCTAAACACCCTGAAGAAAATGGAACCCAACTATCAGCGATACACCATCGACAAGCACTTGAAGAGATACAGAAAGGCTTTACAGCATCTGAGCAAGTGTG GCCAAGAACACTTCACAGAATTTTTAAACCTAGTTAAGGACCAAAAGCTGTATAATGAGGGCCTAAGGCTATATACCTCAGACAGCCCACAGTACAAG gCGATCAGCTGTGCCTACGCCGAGCACCTTCTGGAACAGCAGTTCCCCGAGCAGGCCGGCCTGCTCCTATCCCGCTGCGGGGAGAAGCTCAGGGCGCTGGAGGCCTTCGTGACCAGTACCAGCTGGCAGCATGCCTTCTGCATGGCTGCCCGGCTTCACTTCACCCCAGACAAGCTGGCCGACCTGGCACGCACTCTGGCAG GGAAACTGGTGGAGCTCAGAAGATACACGGAGGCAGCCCTGCTGCTGGAGCAGTATGCCAAG GACTGTGAGGAAGCCATCTTGGCTCTGATTGAGGGGACGGCCTGGGAGGAGGCTTTGAGACTG GTTTATACACATGACAGACAGGACATACTGGAAACCAATCTGAAGCCTGCTCTGCTGGAAG CTCACAGTAATCAGATATCCTTCCTGGATTCTCAGAGGACCTTGTTCATACGCCATAAATCTCGCTTAGCTGTTGTGCGAGAGCTGAaagaaaaagccagactggagcTCTTAG ATGAGGACGCCCCGGACTGCCCCGATGCAGAGCTGTTCTCAGAGGCGAGCAGCATGATGACAGCTGGCAACACGGGCTCCAAATACTCCCACAGCAACTCCCGAATCTCAGC GAGATCCTCCAAGAATCGTCGCAAGGCCGAGCGCAAGAAGAACAGTCTGAAGGAGGGGAGTCCCCTGGAGGATGTGGCGCTGATCCAGGCCCTGAGTGAGATCATCCACACCACGGACAAGATCACAG ATGAGGTGAACAGCCTGCTGAAGGTGCTGGTGCTGTTTGGCTATGATGGGCAGGCCCTGCAGCTGCAGCAGGACTATGAGGAAACACTGCAGCTGATGGATAAAGCCATACCTGAGATCTGGCAGGATGGCCTCCAGCAGAGCAGCACTCCG GTCCTGGGTCCCAATTCAACAGCAAACAGCATAATGGCTTCCTATCAGCAGCAAAGAGCCCCTTCAGTACTACAGCAAG AGGCAGAGCTCTTAATTCCTCCGAAGATGAAAAAGAATTTCAAATGGAAGCTCCGGCTTCTGCAGTAG